The sequence TCCAATATCAGGAGAGCGATCTCTTTCTCGCACTCGTTCAGCCGATTGTGCAACAGTTCATTTGTACTAGGAGTCGCAGTTCGTCCGTCTCGCTGGCCCTGCTGATCGTTTTTCCTTCTTGACGGACTGCCGAATACGCGTTCATTGTTTCCTTGAACTTGTGGGTTTTCCCCATCAACGTCCATTCCTTCGTTGTCGATCACTGGTTGTTTTTCCCTTTTTCGATTCAGATCTGGAGTTCTGTTGCGGAAACGATCTCGATCTCGTCCACCATCCAGGGATCTGTTATGAGCATGATCTCGATCTTGATCAAGATCTAGGGCTCtgtcatgagaatgatttttaccCAGCATGTTTCCAATGGGTATTGCTGGGGCTGACTGAACCTCGATTTCATGCCTTTCAGCTTCGCGTCTCCTGCACTGTTGGGAATCGCTAACAGAATCTGCCCTTCGTGCAGTTTGTCTGATTACTTCCATAACTCGATTTGGTAAAACACGAATATCTTTTCTCGAAAACCttggtcggcgccaatgtttgtatggtaaaattacttctaccccaaacaagatgttgatgatgattttgctGAAAATCAATACGTTGTTTATTCTCCAATTGAATTGAgtaattgggggggggggggtacctgcaaaaaaccctccGATGCTAAAGTCAGATTAGGATTTTTCACAGATAATTTTGTGTGTAAGATTGCATACTTTTTTGGGTTATTGAGCCTGTATTTATATGGTCCGAATTAGGCCTTCAATCCCAATTTCGAAATGAATATAATTCATCTTAATTCCCTTGCATGCCTCCCTGCATTGATATTCTGCATGACTGCATGGCTCTGGAATAactggcccttgcatgcctccaGTCATGAATTGCGTTGACTGGCCCCTGCATGCCTCCCTGTAGTAACTggccctgcatgcctccctgtCATAACTTTCATTCACTGGTCCTGCATGCTTCCAGAATCTTCCTCATAGATTTAACCAAAATGATGCAAGGGGTTTCCCAAATAAATGAGTACAAAATCCCAATCTCAAGAGGGAAGTTTATACAAGCCCAACAAGAAGTTTACATAAGCCCACAGTGGGGCTGAGAAATCTGCAAGGCTAATCAGCATGGGGCGGAATTATCCAAGGGCTACGGAATTAAACTTCGCTTGCTACACCGAATATGTAACTATCATATTAAGTTGTATCGTGCTACACCGAATAAGGAACTACCATATTAAGTTGCACGCGCTACACTGAATCAGGAAGAACTGGCCGGACGGTGCAGCCGTCGCTGGGAACCACCGGCGTCACCTGCCGCCGCTATCGAACATTGCCGCAGGACACCGCTGGGCATGGTCACTAGCTTTGGACGCCACTGCCGGCAACTGCTGTTGCTATTCAGTCAACTTttctggagaagaagaagattccgGCATCCTACTGTTGTTGCCGTCCCGGAGAAGATGAAGACGCCGGTCCTCTGCTGTGATGACGTCATGACGGAAGATGCTAACGGCATAGGAATATGCGAACGGTGTTGAAACGGTAACGGAATATTCCGGAAATATGCTGATAACGTCAATAACGATAACGCAATATGCTACGGAATCTGCATTTGCTGACGTCATCGCTTAGTCAGCTGTTGACCGTTCTTTGTTGATGACGTGTAAGTCTCTGGTTGGTCAACCTACGCTGACGTGGCACATCCCGGTTCGTCTAACCTGCTGATGTGGCGACTTGTTGACGTGGCACGTCATGGTTTGCCCACCTTGCTGACGTGGCACATTCTGGTTCCTCCACCTTGCTGACGTGGCAGTTGACGGTTGGTCAAAAAACGATGGCATGGCACGCTGACGTGGCACTGGTGATGGGCTCCTTAGTTGCTTGACTTGGGCCTATGCACATGGGCCTCTATGTAAGGTGTTTGTGAGGCTTAGTTAGCCATGCTTGGATAACTTGGTGAGCATATTAGGCCCAATGAATCATACTTAGATAGTAGGAGGAGGTTTGTAGGCTTAAGTTGGCCCATTTTTGGTGTAGAATATTAAGGGTACAAACAATGTGCATTATTGAACAATAGAGAATTAAAAGGCATTTATGATTTGAATGAGGTATCTGAGCCGGACAAGCCTGAGTCTCAGAGCTGGGAGCCAGAGTTTAAGGTGTTGTTTAGCAACCAAATAAATGAGCAACTGGTATCTGATGCTAGAATGGAATTCACCCGTAAATAGATGAGCATCTGGAAGATATATTTTTTGATGTTATTTCATCAGGAAGCTCTCGAATTTTtccttctgatagtatgattgtcGAGATTGTGCCTGAATGCAAGAAAATCCAGCTTTGGGAAAAAGATTGTTTTATGATATTTCACCTCATCTAGATAACTTCTCACCAGAATCGGGTTTTTTTACAAGTGGTGGTGAACTAAAGATTATCAAGTTATGAAAAACGACCTGATTTTAATTTTGAAACTGTTGATGCTCATTATTCTTTCTCTAAGGATTTGgatgaagaggaggaggaatACTTCACACCGTATAGAGAATTAAAAGTAGATAATAGTCAAGCAGCATTCAGGATGTCTCTTAATTCAACTGATCCAATTGAAACCAATATTTCTCTAGGATCTAACTCAGAAGAATATTAAATAGAGCTCAAGATAGTATCCTGATAGATCAATTTGGTTCATTTATAAGGTATGATTATTTTAGAGTAATTGTATATGATTGGTTTTTGTCGAGACAAATGATTTGAAAAAGTCATTTACCCCTGTGAGTACATAATCACCACCGTCCATGTGTCCTTCAAGCCACTTATATACCATGAAATACACGTGCATCAAATATGAGGACATGTGTTCAACACCCTAACAATAACAAGAACCTTCGACCATCATCACACATGTGGCATGTGAGATGAGAATCCAACGGATAAACAGTTGAGGAGTACCAGAGGATGAGAACGCCGCAAAGAATATGGACATCCAAGAACTTCACTTTATCACATCTCGAGGTAAATTTGAATCCACGGCTGATAATAGTCCAAGAGACCGTGAAAATACAAGTCGGCAGCACAGCTGTCTAGACGTGGGATAGgccaactacccacattaaatgcCAACAGATGGGTAATACGTGGCAGAACATGAGTGGCTGGTAGATAGGTGCATCATCGTGATTGATCGTAACGACCGAAGGATCATCGGGAGGAGCACGACGGGCATCAGCAGAGTGGGAACACTGATCAAGGAAGTGTGTTACAGCTGTCAAAGGAGGGACCCACCCGAAGATCCTATAAATACCCAACTTCAATATATATCAAGGGTTCGACTAATTCAGACTTAGAGTAgaactttaggagagagaaaaagagaaaatattaGGTATGAACCATAACTATGTAATCTGATTTCTATCCTCCACTCAAAGTCATTTGAATTAAACTATGTAATTGCTTAAAACCATAATGAAACCTCTCaacaccccgtggatgtaggcctcaGTGCTGAACCATGTAAATCAGCATCTCATTTACTTTTCGTACTTACTTTATCATCATCATAACTACATTCAGCGTCTTTACTAACGTCATCTTGATAAGTTCATGCATTTTCATCATATTTTAATTTGTCAAGCATTTTATTAACAACAATAGGCTTCGATGCACATCATCGCCTCTCTTTACCTGTTCCCGTATTATTTGATTATTCAATTTATTACGTTTTAATTATACTGTGAATATTGATTGTGGACATGAAGATACCTTCGTTACTTCGGTGTTCACAACCTCTTATCTACGACCTGTTGTATTCGTACCGGCATAAAAAGGTATTTTTATAGTAGACAAGTACCCAAGATTCTCAAATTTCATACAAATCAGCTAGCCCTGTATTGTCGCTTAAATCAGACTCCATGATCATCTTTTCCACATTTCTTCGAAATCTTGTATTTTgtaagtgaaaaggcgagggtacccaaatatacctcaagctaaaacttttcctacctataagttctttctccgaaagtgattgtctatggactgagtcgagacaatacaactaatcggttcacacttcgtgtgatcgtctatggatacgaggtcgagacaatacaacaacgacgtatgttacttgataaaaaggttaggacttaaccaaacacaataggattcacttatcaagtaaataagaattaacgtttgtgtaattttctttaattataatgaacaattataatgcggaaatataaagcaaatgacacaacaagattttattaacgaggaaaccgcaaatgcagaaaaaccccaggaccttgtccagaattgaatactctccggattaagacgctacacaaaattacaccaacttcgtatagttgagaccaagcaactaaacctatagttcacctagttccttatgtattcccacgcctccaacttataaataagtcacgtacttggaacaattcctttggttcgtatttcaaacagtaaagtaacaacaaatctgtttggtatcaactctattcaaccaagtgatatgagtcggaaaaaggctcttctgtttatcttaacataaactccttcatcaggtccttagatatatcttatgttcaattaccgaagtaatcgtttaagattaagccaacaacactattaatccaaataattattttgatgcctatctactcaattaatcagtccaatctatcacaaggataaaccgattattaatcggatcctcttttactgaaacaagtattgtgcacaccaaagattatgaacccacaaatcagaaatcttcaatatcttcttcgtctttaaatcttcttagatcttcaataataacctgcacacaatcacttgaatctctt is a genomic window of Papaver somniferum cultivar HN1 unplaced genomic scaffold, ASM357369v1 unplaced-scaffold_137, whole genome shotgun sequence containing:
- the LOC113334703 gene encoding serine/threonine-protein kinase prpf4B-like: MEVIRQTARRADSVSDSQQCRRREAERHEIEVQSAPAIPIGNMLGKNHSHDRALDLDQDRDHAHNRSLDGGRDRDRFRNRTPDLNRKREKQPVIDNEGMDVDGENPQVQGNNERVFGSPSRRKNDQQGQRDGRTATPSTNELLHNRLNECEKEIALLILERENQSGPRSGNLNNQRGRSVWQCLGRQVSPKAAYRSREVVDLDRP